A window of the Streptomyces sp. Ag109_O5-10 genome harbors these coding sequences:
- a CDS encoding serine/threonine-protein kinase yields the protein MQGLLIAGRYRLADIIGSGGMGRVWRAHDEVLHRAVAIKELTAALYVSESDQAVLLARTRAEARAAARINHSAVVTVHDVLEHDGRPWIVMELVEGHSLADAVKEQGRIEPREAARIGLWVLRALRAAHSAGVLHRDVKPGNVLIGRDGRVLLTDFGIAQIEGDTTITRTGEVVGSVDYLAPERVRGHDPGPSSDLWALGATLYTAVEGRSPFRRTSPLTTMQAVVEDEAGEPHGAGPLGPVITALLRKEPAERPSPEETEQMLAEAAEGRRPSGAQKYVPTQSHAGGIWRDSGGSHGETYDGSRGGEYGSSYGGQRPPGGSTTSPTAVAAPSAPVAAQPRRRRLRTLALVVTLAALLGGGAAVVLQKWDFGQQQDGTGSVITPATSGSTSSGGATVAPGGTIPAGWKKYDDPVGFTLYLPAGWKRSVSIKKTNGLEQIDYSPDGGTHLVRVAVDTSPDYSNAYDHMRNLERLLRQRLVDYKTVSLKEDTYRDLPSSRWEYTWTALPKDAKVPGAYRAVDLGYFTGDGVEYAIYTASPIDDWATTSKRFTFVLQGWREGEVKP from the coding sequence ATGCAGGGCCTGCTCATCGCGGGCCGCTACCGGCTGGCCGACATCATCGGCAGCGGCGGCATGGGCCGGGTGTGGCGCGCCCATGACGAAGTGCTGCACCGGGCCGTCGCCATCAAGGAGTTGACGGCCGCGCTCTACGTCTCCGAGAGCGACCAGGCCGTCCTGCTGGCCCGCACCCGGGCGGAGGCCCGGGCCGCGGCGCGCATCAACCACTCCGCCGTCGTCACCGTCCACGACGTCCTCGAACACGACGGCCGCCCGTGGATCGTCATGGAACTGGTCGAGGGCCACTCCCTGGCCGACGCGGTCAAGGAACAGGGGCGCATCGAGCCGCGGGAGGCCGCCCGGATCGGGCTGTGGGTGCTCCGCGCGCTGCGCGCCGCGCACAGCGCCGGGGTGCTGCACCGGGACGTCAAGCCGGGCAACGTCCTGATCGGACGGGACGGCCGGGTCCTCCTCACCGACTTCGGCATCGCCCAGATCGAGGGCGACACGACGATCACCCGTACCGGGGAAGTGGTCGGATCCGTCGACTACCTCGCGCCGGAGCGCGTGCGCGGGCACGATCCTGGGCCGTCCTCCGACCTGTGGGCGCTGGGCGCGACGCTGTACACGGCGGTGGAGGGGCGCTCGCCGTTCCGCCGCACCTCGCCGCTGACCACCATGCAGGCGGTCGTCGAGGACGAGGCCGGCGAGCCGCACGGCGCGGGCCCGCTGGGGCCGGTCATCACGGCCCTGCTGCGCAAGGAACCGGCCGAGCGGCCGAGCCCCGAGGAGACCGAGCAGATGCTCGCCGAGGCGGCGGAGGGCCGACGGCCGAGCGGGGCGCAGAAGTACGTGCCGACGCAGTCGCATGCCGGTGGGATCTGGCGGGACTCCGGCGGTTCGCACGGCGAGACGTACGACGGCTCGCGGGGCGGGGAGTACGGAAGCTCGTACGGCGGGCAGCGCCCCCCGGGGGGCTCCACCACCTCGCCGACAGCCGTCGCCGCGCCGTCCGCCCCCGTTGCCGCCCAGCCCAGGCGACGCCGGCTGCGCACGCTCGCCCTCGTCGTCACCTTGGCCGCGCTGCTGGGTGGTGGCGCGGCCGTCGTCCTCCAGAAGTGGGACTTCGGACAGCAGCAGGACGGCACCGGCAGTGTGATCACCCCGGCCACGTCAGGTTCCACCTCGTCGGGCGGCGCGACCGTGGCACCGGGCGGCACGATTCCCGCGGGCTGGAAGAAGTACGACGACCCCGTGGGCTTCACGCTGTACCTGCCCGCGGGCTGGAAGCGCTCGGTGTCCATCAAGAAGACGAACGGTCTGGAGCAGATCGACTACTCGCCCGACGGGGGCACGCACCTCGTACGCGTCGCCGTCGACACTTCACCCGACTACAGCAACGCGTACGACCACATGCGCAACCTCGAAAGGCTGCTCAGACAACGGCTGGTGGACTACAAGACGGTGAGTCTGAAGGAGGACACGTACCGCGATCTGCCGAGCTCCCGCTGGGAGTACACGTGGACCGCACTGCCGAAGGACGCGAAGGTGCCGGGGGCGTACCGGGCCGTCGACCTCGGCTACTTCACCGGCGACGGCGTCGAGTACGCGATCTACACGGCCTCACCGATTGACGACTGGGCCACCACCAGCAAGCGGTTCACCTTCGTTCTCCAGGGCTGGCGGGAGGGCGAAGTCAAGCCGTGA
- a CDS encoding VCBS repeat-containing protein produces the protein MVALAGLLLAATGGVTLTSPEAAAATCTAGTASDFNGDGLQDTVIADPGATVNGVKRAGLVRVVLGGGKGVSEISQATSGMGATPETGDGFGTSYAGYDADGDGCSDLVVGAPYEDVVKDGKNLVDAGAIYIIHGTPTGIGTGSVIQGYSQAGFDSGTATEAYDWFGYALKAGTTASGSPYLVIGVPGEGVTVGSTTYTDAGCIEYVQGTTKVSLTQNSPGVHGDAEENDRFGSSLAGTNRYFAVGVPGEGAGDLAFAGAVEVFSHTLSGGMPTPLVGLGQDSTGIGGASEAGDRFGFSVSMTGYRPSDQTYNSDVLLAVGIPGEDIGTTPDAGGVAVIRIQPSGAYTQIAAFDNSVPDVEGDAVADDFMGQRVAIANTDTTVVTTTANVRLAVGEPGKDTPAVKDAGAVHTFRPLDIAIGANDKELFRGSGLPGTATARDYTGIALAGGSTNLYVGVPYSKEPATSKGVAYVMPWSDIDGTTSTGTTVHVPGSGGLPDAGSTFGVIG, from the coding sequence ATGGTCGCGTTGGCCGGCCTTCTCCTGGCCGCGACGGGGGGCGTGACGCTGACCTCGCCGGAGGCGGCCGCCGCCACATGCACGGCGGGGACCGCGAGCGATTTCAACGGCGACGGGCTGCAGGACACGGTGATCGCGGACCCGGGCGCGACGGTGAACGGGGTCAAGCGCGCCGGACTGGTGCGGGTGGTCCTGGGCGGGGGCAAGGGCGTCTCGGAGATCTCCCAGGCGACCAGCGGCATGGGTGCGACGCCCGAGACCGGCGACGGCTTCGGCACGTCCTACGCCGGCTACGACGCCGACGGCGACGGCTGCAGCGACCTGGTGGTCGGCGCGCCGTACGAGGACGTCGTGAAGGACGGCAAGAATCTCGTCGACGCCGGGGCGATCTACATCATCCACGGCACGCCCACCGGCATCGGGACGGGCTCCGTGATCCAGGGCTACAGCCAGGCGGGGTTCGACTCCGGTACCGCGACCGAGGCGTACGACTGGTTCGGCTACGCGCTGAAGGCGGGCACGACCGCGAGTGGATCGCCGTACCTGGTCATCGGGGTCCCCGGTGAGGGAGTCACGGTGGGCAGCACGACGTACACGGACGCCGGGTGCATCGAGTACGTCCAGGGCACCACCAAGGTCTCCCTGACCCAGAACTCTCCCGGGGTGCACGGCGACGCCGAGGAGAACGACCGCTTCGGCTCCTCGCTCGCCGGAACCAACCGCTACTTCGCCGTCGGCGTTCCCGGTGAGGGAGCCGGTGACCTGGCGTTCGCCGGCGCGGTGGAGGTCTTCAGCCACACCCTCTCCGGCGGCATGCCCACGCCGCTCGTGGGGCTCGGCCAGGACAGCACCGGGATCGGCGGTGCGTCGGAGGCCGGGGACCGCTTCGGCTTCTCGGTCTCCATGACCGGCTACCGGCCCAGCGACCAGACGTACAACTCCGACGTCCTACTGGCCGTGGGCATCCCGGGCGAGGACATCGGGACCACGCCGGACGCGGGCGGGGTGGCGGTCATCCGCATCCAGCCGTCCGGCGCTTACACCCAGATCGCGGCCTTCGACAATAGTGTCCCGGACGTCGAGGGCGACGCGGTCGCCGACGACTTCATGGGCCAGCGCGTGGCGATCGCCAACACCGACACCACCGTCGTGACCACCACGGCCAACGTCCGCCTGGCCGTCGGTGAGCCGGGCAAGGACACCCCGGCGGTCAAGGACGCGGGTGCCGTGCACACCTTCCGGCCGCTCGACATCGCCATCGGCGCCAACGACAAGGAGCTCTTCCGCGGTTCGGGGCTGCCCGGCACCGCGACCGCCCGCGACTACACGGGCATCGCACTCGCGGGCGGCAGCACCAACCTCTACGTGGGCGTGCCCTACAGCAAGGAACCGGCCACCTCGAAGGGCGTCGCGTACGTCATGCCGTGGTCCGACATCGACGGCACCACCAGCACGGGGACCACCGTCCACGTGCCCGGATCGGGCGGCCTGCCCGACGCGGGCTCGACGTTCGGGGTGATCGGGTGA
- a CDS encoding serine/threonine-protein kinase — MGTDGDAVRLIAGRYRLQARLGRGGMGVVWRAADHLLGRQVAVKELTVDDSLPDDDARLRRDRTLREAQAVAQLHHPHIIVVHDVVEDGGRPYIVMELIEGGSLADRISRSGPVDVSEAARIGIALLSALRTAHGAGVLHRDIKPANVLVEAATGRVVLTDFGIAQVAGATTLTETGSFVGSPEYTAPERMSGGRSGPAADLWSLGALLCAALSGESPFRRDSLGGILHAVVSDEIRPPAQAEPLLPVVRGLLERDPERRLGAAEAELMLRGFLETGAVTGAGGAARSAGVASYTPTQRDVPRPPPPEPAVPPRTSTRGVLVAALLVAAMAGAGVSAATLLFHGDGGGTAPGPGGTTAVSASHQAPPSATATTPSPSPSVPSAPPPTTHSRTAPSGYRLARDPAGFSLAVPEGFTRDPQGERVFYMSPGQTFRLGIKLSETQTGGPGGVMRRAAAEGPSTNPGYHDGRVTDTTHSGNPAAFWEFTWKGFSAAEGPRHTYDLCWEEDGTLYDVWVSAPVGKVREAREYFDVAVDTFTAT; from the coding sequence ATGGGGACCGACGGGGACGCCGTCCGTCTGATCGCGGGGCGTTATCGCCTGCAGGCGCGGCTCGGGCGGGGCGGGATGGGTGTCGTGTGGCGCGCGGCCGACCACTTGCTGGGGCGGCAGGTCGCCGTCAAGGAGCTCACCGTCGACGACTCCCTCCCGGACGACGACGCCCGGCTGCGCCGTGACCGCACGCTGCGCGAGGCGCAGGCCGTCGCCCAGTTGCACCACCCGCACATCATCGTCGTGCACGACGTCGTCGAGGACGGCGGACGGCCTTACATCGTCATGGAGTTGATCGAGGGCGGTTCGCTCGCCGACCGGATCTCGCGGAGCGGGCCGGTGGACGTGAGCGAGGCCGCGCGGATCGGGATCGCGCTGCTGAGCGCCCTGCGGACGGCGCACGGGGCCGGGGTGCTGCACCGGGACATCAAGCCGGCGAACGTGCTCGTGGAGGCCGCCACCGGGCGTGTCGTGCTCACCGACTTCGGGATCGCCCAGGTCGCGGGCGCCACCACGCTCACCGAGACCGGGTCCTTCGTCGGCTCGCCCGAGTACACCGCGCCCGAGCGGATGTCGGGCGGCCGGTCAGGACCGGCCGCCGACCTGTGGTCGCTGGGGGCACTGCTGTGCGCGGCGCTCAGTGGCGAGTCGCCGTTCCGGCGCGACTCGCTCGGCGGGATCCTGCACGCCGTGGTCTCCGACGAGATCCGGCCACCGGCCCAGGCCGAGCCGCTGCTGCCGGTCGTACGGGGGCTCCTCGAGCGCGATCCCGAGCGCCGGCTGGGCGCGGCGGAGGCCGAGCTGATGCTGCGCGGGTTCCTGGAGACGGGGGCCGTGACGGGCGCCGGTGGCGCGGCGCGGAGCGCGGGCGTCGCGTCGTACACGCCGACCCAGCGGGACGTTCCGCGGCCGCCGCCGCCCGAACCCGCCGTGCCGCCCCGGACCTCCACCCGCGGGGTGCTGGTCGCCGCGCTGCTGGTCGCCGCGATGGCAGGGGCGGGTGTGTCGGCGGCCACCCTGCTGTTCCACGGCGACGGGGGCGGCACCGCGCCGGGTCCCGGAGGCACGACGGCCGTCTCCGCCTCGCACCAGGCGCCCCCCTCGGCCACGGCCACCACGCCGTCCCCGTCCCCGAGCGTCCCGAGCGCCCCGCCGCCCACCACCCACTCCCGCACCGCGCCCTCCGGATACCGTCTCGCGCGGGACCCGGCCGGCTTCTCCCTCGCCGTCCCGGAGGGCTTCACCCGCGACCCGCAGGGCGAGCGTGTCTTCTACATGTCGCCGGGGCAGACCTTCCGGCTCGGCATCAAGCTCTCCGAGACGCAGACCGGCGGCCCCGGCGGGGTGATGCGGCGCGCGGCGGCCGAGGGGCCGAGCACGAACCCCGGCTACCACGACGGCCGGGTCACCGACACCACCCACTCCGGAAACCCCGCCGCCTTCTGGGAGTTCACCTGGAAGGGCTTCAGCGCGGCGGAGGGCCCCCGGCACACCTACGACCTCTGCTGGGAGGAGGACGGCACGCTGTACGACGTGTGGGTGTCGGCGCCGGTCGGGAAGGTGCGGGAGGCGCGGGAGTACTTCGACGTGGCCGTCGACACGTTCACGGCCACGTGA
- a CDS encoding protein kinase, with the protein MDDYAGRVLADRYRLPLPPSDEYEHTETRAFDTYSGQEVFVRQVPLPEVVEAEVLDAEGLPEGFTARDRGARRPPTARTATRRPSDPVVRRAVEAAQAAARIPDHPRLDQVFDVFAEGGSLWIVSESVAARPLSAVLAEQPLSPYRAAEVASDVLMALRVLHAHGWVHRNITARTVLVCDDGRVMLTGLAAGAAEEALCGYDPVPAPDGEGGAGGAPTDGGRWVGVAEGSATPGGPPGAPGPSGPSGENVSPGLRVSGGSGGAGVVPVGGIGSIGGASGGTGGAQQAPGAPETDPEAARRAAIQARAAGGLPGAGPDEGTGGAGTGGAGAGAVERRALETGSDIRAARAGAIAAYRAGARAAARVHEAQQHGRAALPGARPPAEGDTTAPAPQPPYGPGHANGTAQQSYANGVAQPPYANGQTQVPGGEQRAAGAMPPGQIADPYGVGGAPSPWHGAAPRPRPGTHPAVAPGQERTALPAAGPGAGTALTGAGLPGGQGQAPAVVPAQGAGPAAARWGEAGAAVPGRRGPGTALAAERARQVRMTVVGPVTERWAPEQAVPVHENWQLAAPIGPATDLWALGALLFRSVQGHAPYPEESTAELVQLVCSEPPAFAEECGSLRPVVESLLRQDPTERLDFEELRGWLRSLVRSAPEPDAGAHVVAAPPADPRRLPIVRRRGELVRRRKAGLPATHGRHKRAREEGRSPRRLGRTLLLLVLLLLAAAVAYAMLFLPKKDTGAEGGAAAGNRTGTAGEASPAPSHDRTPTPTPTPTSTPSTETQTTAGSTGGATVADGFTLREDPNGFRIAVAQGWSRSPKNGSGQVIYSHGKFELIVVAGRDSAAAFGSDPMAYQRDKEPELQPYRNSSWATAGGLRTITVGQQVSAEGQFTWTDGRQGDLFVRNMVFLINGRYHIVQVRGPEADRDEVTTVYEQASATYRYTG; encoded by the coding sequence GTGGACGACTACGCGGGTCGGGTGCTCGCCGACCGCTACCGCCTGCCGTTGCCCCCCTCCGACGAGTACGAACACACCGAGACCCGGGCCTTCGACACGTACAGCGGGCAGGAGGTGTTCGTCCGCCAGGTGCCGTTGCCGGAGGTCGTCGAGGCCGAGGTGCTGGACGCCGAAGGGCTGCCGGAGGGTTTCACTGCGCGTGACCGTGGCGCGCGGCGGCCGCCGACGGCGCGCACCGCGACACGCCGGCCCAGCGACCCGGTGGTGCGGCGCGCCGTCGAGGCCGCGCAGGCCGCCGCCCGGATCCCCGACCATCCCCGGCTCGACCAGGTATTCGACGTGTTCGCCGAGGGCGGTTCGCTCTGGATCGTCAGCGAGTCGGTCGCCGCGCGGCCGCTGTCGGCGGTGCTGGCGGAGCAGCCGCTGAGCCCGTACCGGGCGGCCGAGGTCGCCTCCGACGTGCTGATGGCGCTTCGGGTGCTGCACGCCCACGGCTGGGTGCACCGCAACATCACCGCCCGCACGGTCCTCGTCTGCGACGACGGCCGGGTGATGCTGACCGGCCTCGCGGCCGGGGCGGCGGAGGAGGCGCTGTGCGGGTACGACCCGGTGCCTGCGCCCGACGGCGAGGGCGGCGCGGGCGGTGCGCCGACCGACGGTGGCCGGTGGGTCGGCGTGGCGGAAGGTTCCGCCACGCCAGGTGGCCCGCCCGGCGCGCCCGGCCCTTCCGGTCCCTCCGGTGAGAACGTTTCGCCCGGTTTGCGCGTTTCGGGTGGTTCCGGCGGCGCGGGTGTCGTGCCCGTCGGGGGCATCGGGAGCATCGGTGGTGCGTCCGGTGGTACGGGCGGCGCGCAGCAGGCGCCCGGCGCGCCGGAAACCGATCCCGAGGCCGCCCGGCGCGCCGCGATCCAGGCGCGGGCTGCCGGCGGGCTGCCGGGGGCCGGTCCCGACGAGGGCACGGGCGGCGCCGGTACGGGCGGCGCCGGTGCGGGGGCCGTGGAGCGGCGGGCCCTGGAGACCGGCTCGGACATCCGGGCGGCGCGGGCCGGGGCGATCGCCGCGTACCGGGCGGGAGCGAGGGCCGCCGCCAGGGTCCACGAGGCCCAGCAGCACGGACGGGCCGCGCTGCCCGGCGCCCGGCCGCCGGCCGAGGGCGACACCACGGCGCCCGCGCCGCAGCCGCCGTACGGTCCGGGACACGCCAACGGGACGGCCCAGCAGTCGTATGCCAACGGTGTGGCGCAACCGCCGTACGCGAACGGGCAGACGCAGGTGCCGGGCGGGGAGCAGCGGGCCGCCGGTGCCATGCCGCCCGGCCAGATCGCGGACCCGTACGGGGTGGGCGGCGCGCCGTCGCCCTGGCACGGCGCCGCACCCCGTCCCCGCCCCGGCACGCACCCGGCGGTGGCTCCCGGCCAGGAACGCACCGCGCTCCCGGCGGCCGGACCCGGTGCGGGCACTGCCCTGACCGGTGCCGGACTTCCCGGCGGCCAGGGCCAGGCGCCCGCCGTCGTACCCGCGCAGGGTGCCGGACCCGCCGCCGCCCGCTGGGGCGAGGCCGGTGCCGCCGTTCCCGGCCGGCGGGGGCCCGGCACCGCGCTGGCCGCCGAGCGGGCGCGGCAGGTGCGGATGACCGTCGTGGGGCCGGTGACCGAGCGCTGGGCGCCGGAGCAGGCCGTTCCCGTGCACGAGAACTGGCAGCTGGCGGCCCCCATCGGCCCGGCCACCGACCTGTGGGCGCTCGGTGCGCTGCTGTTCCGGTCGGTACAGGGACACGCGCCGTACCCGGAGGAGTCCACGGCCGAGCTGGTGCAGCTGGTGTGCTCGGAGCCGCCCGCCTTCGCGGAGGAGTGCGGGTCGCTCAGGCCGGTCGTGGAGTCGCTGCTGCGTCAGGACCCCACCGAGCGGCTGGACTTCGAGGAGCTGCGCGGCTGGCTGCGCTCGCTGGTGCGGTCCGCGCCCGAGCCGGACGCCGGTGCCCATGTCGTCGCCGCCCCGCCCGCCGACCCCCGGCGGCTGCCGATCGTCCGGCGCCGCGGCGAGCTGGTGCGCAGGCGCAAGGCCGGGCTCCCGGCGACGCACGGCCGGCACAAGCGGGCCCGGGAGGAGGGCAGGTCCCCGCGCCGGCTGGGCCGCACCCTGCTTCTGCTGGTCCTGCTCCTGCTGGCCGCGGCGGTCGCGTACGCCATGCTGTTCCTGCCGAAGAAGGACACCGGGGCCGAGGGCGGCGCGGCGGCCGGGAACCGGACGGGCACGGCAGGCGAGGCGAGTCCCGCGCCGAGCCACGACCGGACGCCGACGCCGACGCCGACCCCCACGTCGACCCCGTCCACCGAGACGCAGACCACCGCCGGTTCGACCGGCGGTGCCACGGTCGCCGACGGGTTCACCCTGCGCGAGGACCCGAACGGCTTCCGGATCGCCGTCGCCCAGGGATGGAGCCGTTCCCCGAAGAACGGCAGCGGCCAGGTGATCTACTCGCACGGGAAGTTCGAGCTGATCGTCGTGGCCGGGCGGGACAGCGCGGCGGCTTTCGGCAGCGACCCGATGGCGTACCAGCGGGACAAGGAGCCGGAGCTGCAGCCCTACCGGAACTCCAGCTGGGCCACCGCGGGCGGGCTGCGGACCATCACGGTCGGTCAGCAGGTGTCGGCGGAGGGCCAGTTCACCTGGACGGACGGCCGGCAGGGCGACCTGTTCGTGCGCAACATGGTCTTCCTGATCAACGGGAGATACCACATCGTGCAGGTGCGCGGTCCGGAGGCCGACCGGGACGAGGTCACCACGGTGTACGAGCAGGCGTCGGCGACGTACAGGTACACGGGCTGA
- a CDS encoding glycosyltransferase family A protein, translating into MPRIKVSVIVPVYNTGAYVDECAPSLLGQSLPADEYEVIYVDDGSTDDTPARLEKIAAAHSNVQVRARPNSGWPGAPRNLGIQHARGEYVQFVDHDDMLGPEALERLYEHAKRNDADVVLGKMSSTMVRPRRVFRHTVDTCTIDNDELMQTLTPHKMFRRAFVEQHGLRFPEGPWFLEDMLFVTAAYLKAQRIAILADYPCYYWMKRDDGGNNTQHRFNPRYGFWPNLRTIARQLKDGTTPSDDLDALQNRLLHRLYQVEILARAREPEVLREDPADQRPRFETARQLALEEFPPAVREGLPAVSRLRAELLESGDFDGAVAFAEHVREVQARGELGQPRWEDGRLVADVRLSLVRGDGEPLALVQRDGKHWLDPELLGGVPGTEDGWDVRDPFRLAYAELVVKDRDREDWWYPEGDLDVRLEPLGEGRSRLVASGRLTLDPERLAGGRPLERGPHEVWAYVQFLGVDRLIRMTGDATPNTPAATPALTGGRLALPYWTAGRAQLTLDVGPRLRKLGPDTAEAAAANSAHGRHALPLPYVAAAASTTAAPVKVTVATLTVNAELVPDAGVVHLRLPARLQLPSGRHPVTLPKAPAPVAYAVVRNGALLRLEGPAYRAGTARRLVDLVRRTR; encoded by the coding sequence ATGCCGAGAATCAAGGTCAGCGTCATCGTCCCCGTCTACAACACCGGGGCCTATGTCGACGAGTGCGCACCGTCGTTGCTGGGGCAGAGCCTGCCGGCGGACGAGTACGAGGTGATCTACGTCGACGACGGGTCGACGGACGACACTCCGGCCCGGCTGGAGAAGATCGCGGCCGCGCATTCGAACGTCCAGGTCCGCGCCCGCCCCAACTCGGGCTGGCCGGGTGCACCGCGCAACCTCGGCATACAGCACGCCAGAGGCGAGTACGTGCAGTTCGTCGACCACGACGACATGCTCGGGCCCGAGGCCCTGGAGCGGCTGTACGAGCACGCGAAGCGGAACGACGCCGACGTCGTACTCGGCAAGATGTCCAGCACCATGGTGCGGCCCCGCCGGGTGTTCCGGCACACGGTGGACACCTGCACGATCGACAACGACGAGCTGATGCAGACGCTGACGCCGCACAAGATGTTCCGCCGGGCCTTCGTCGAGCAGCACGGCCTGCGCTTCCCGGAGGGACCCTGGTTCCTCGAGGACATGCTCTTCGTCACCGCCGCCTACCTGAAGGCACAGCGCATAGCGATCCTCGCCGACTACCCCTGCTACTACTGGATGAAGCGGGACGACGGAGGCAACAACACCCAGCACCGGTTCAACCCCCGGTACGGGTTCTGGCCCAATCTCCGCACCATCGCCCGGCAGCTCAAGGACGGCACCACACCCTCCGACGACCTCGACGCCCTGCAGAACCGGCTGCTGCACCGCCTCTACCAGGTGGAGATCCTTGCCCGCGCCCGGGAACCCGAAGTCCTGCGCGAGGACCCGGCCGACCAGCGCCCGCGTTTCGAGACAGCCCGTCAGCTGGCCCTGGAGGAGTTCCCGCCGGCCGTACGGGAGGGGCTGCCCGCGGTGTCACGGCTGCGGGCCGAACTCCTCGAAAGCGGCGACTTCGACGGCGCGGTCGCGTTCGCCGAGCACGTCCGCGAGGTGCAGGCCCGCGGCGAACTCGGCCAACCCCGCTGGGAGGACGGCCGCCTGGTCGCCGATGTCAGGCTGAGCCTGGTACGAGGAGACGGCGAGCCCCTGGCACTCGTCCAGCGGGACGGGAAGCACTGGCTCGACCCGGAGCTGCTGGGTGGAGTGCCGGGGACCGAGGACGGCTGGGACGTCCGTGACCCGTTCCGCCTCGCCTACGCCGAACTGGTCGTCAAGGACCGGGACCGGGAGGACTGGTGGTACCCGGAAGGCGACCTGGACGTACGGCTGGAACCACTCGGGGAAGGCCGGTCCCGGCTCGTCGCGTCCGGACGGCTGACCCTGGATCCGGAACGGCTGGCCGGCGGCCGCCCGCTGGAGCGCGGGCCGCACGAGGTGTGGGCGTACGTGCAGTTCCTGGGCGTCGACCGGCTGATCCGCATGACCGGCGACGCCACTCCGAACACCCCGGCCGCCACCCCCGCCCTCACCGGCGGCCGGCTCGCCCTCCCCTACTGGACGGCCGGCCGGGCGCAGCTCACCCTCGACGTGGGCCCCCGCCTGCGCAAGCTCGGCCCCGACACCGCCGAGGCCGCCGCCGCGAACTCCGCGCACGGCAGGCACGCGCTCCCGTTGCCGTATGTTGCGGCGGCCGCGTCCACCACAGCCGCCCCCGTCAAGGTCACGGTCGCCACGCTGACGGTGAACGCCGAGCTGGTCCCCGACGCCGGTGTGGTGCATCTGCGCCTCCCGGCCCGCCTGCAACTGCCGTCAGGACGGCACCCGGTCACCCTCCCGAAGGCGCCGGCGCCGGTCGCGTACGCGGTCGTCCGCAACGGTGCCCTGCTGCGGCTGGAGGGCCCGGCCTACCGCGCCGGCACCGCCCGCCGTCTCGTGGACCTGGTCCGGCGCACCCGGTAG